Below is a genomic region from Deltaproteobacteria bacterium.
CGGGGTACTGGCGTAGGGAGGTAATTTATCGATGGGTATGATGCTGACTTTGAGTTCAACCTCTTCGCCGGGATAAGAAAGGCTGCCGGGGTCAGCTGTAAGCTGTAGTCCGCCGTTGAACATACTCAAGGTTCCGCCTTCATCTGCAGGCCACTGGAGACCATTCTGATCAGCGTAGGGCAATTGGATAATCGGCAAGGGATCTTCTGCTCTTTGGTGAAAAAGCAAATCCATGTAAAGGCCGGAATCGTCAACGGCCTCCATCTTCCATGGCCCATTGATAAGGTTAGCAAGCATGTATGAACCGTTGTCATCGGTCGCACAATCGGTACAACTCTCGGCGTTACATGCGATGATACGAATGCCCGACAGAGGCGTACCCACTTCAGAGAAAACCTGTCCTTCTAGTATAGAAGGCGCTGTAGATTGGTCTTGTTCATCGTTGGGCACATCCCCTGTCGAACTCGAAGAATCGTCAAAATCGTGCTCGGGAAAATCCGATTGTGACGCATCTTCTTTGGGGGGAACATCTTCGTCCTGGTTTGAGATAGT
It encodes:
- a CDS encoding carboxypeptidase regulatory-like domain-containing protein gives rise to the protein MRLCSRYLLPIWVAMLLVSCGEPNKTISNQDEDVPPKEDASQSDFPEHDFDDSSSSTGDVPNDEQDQSTAPSILEGQVFSEVGTPLSGIRIIACNAESCTDCATDDNGSYMLANLINGPWKMEAVDDSGLYMDLLFHQRAEDPLPIIQLPYADQNGLQWPADEGGTLSMFNGGLQLTADPGSLSYPGEEVELKVSIIPIDKLPPYASTPWEGKEDQTLGVILNPTHLVSLTPVGVRLSVSWPVSEEMDYDIYTVDLATGMLQASGRAHMQPSGELWSAPDSTIFEPATMIFVPAASENQD